The DNA segment CGAGGCCACCCAGTTCCGGGGCCGGTCGGTGGGCCCGTTCCTGCAGGCCCCGCTCTTCGGAACCATCATCGGCATACTCCTGCCCCTGCACCTCTATTTCGTGGCGACGGTGCGCAACTCCCTGGGGCGGGCCCTGATCCTGGCCAGTTTCGGGCTCGGGATCGCCGGGCTGTATTTCACCTACACGCGGGGGTCGTGGCTGGCGGGCGTCGCGGCCCTGGGTGTCGCCGCGGTGCTGAATCGCCGGCACTACCTCAAGGTCCTGGTGCCCGCCCTCGTGGTCGCCCCCATCCTCGCCATCGGGTTCCTCGGCGCCGGACAGGACCAGTTCCTGAAGGAGCGGGTCGAGAACGAGAACACGCTGGGGTCCCGCGTCGCCACGGCCATCACCGCATTGAAGGTGTGGCGGGACAACCCGATCCTCGGCGTCGGCTTCTTCCAGTACCGCGTGGCCCGGGAAGCCTACATCGAGCCGATCTCGTTTCCCGGTCTCGGCACGATCCGCTTCATCCAGTTCCGGCACAACAACATCCATGACATCTACCTGGGGCCGTTGGCGGAGGACGGGCTGCTGGGCATGTCGATGCAGGTCGGCATCTACGTGATCATCTTCCGGACCTTCCGCCGCAAGTACCGCTGGCGGAACCGCGGCGACCCCTTCGCGACCTACGTTTTGCCGATCTTCGCCGGCGTCTTCGTCGGCTACCTGGTCGGGGGTCTGGCGATCGACTACCGCTTCTTCTCGTTCGTGGGGACGTTGTTCTATATGAGCGCGGGCATCCAGGAGGGGTACCAAGCACCGGAGAACACGCATGTATCTTGAGCACTTCGACCTGAACGTGATGCCCTTCGGCCTTTCGCCGAAGCTCGACTTCCTCTACCGTTCGGCGGCCTTCGAGGAGAGCATGGCGCACCTCGTCTACGGCCTGGACAACAGCGAAGCCATCGTGGTCGTCACGGGCGCCATCGGTACGGGCAAGACCATGGCGCTCCAGAGTTTCCTGACCCATCTGGGGGAGCGGTTCGCGTTCGCCCTCATCACCAACACCCAGGTCACCACCGTCGAGCTCCTCAAGCTCATCCTCGAGGACCTCGGCGTCCGGGTCGAGCCGGGTCTCGACAAGTCCGACCTGCTGATCCGGTTCAAGGAAGTGCTGCTGGCGAACAGCCGCGACGGACGCAAGGTCCTCGTCGTGGTGGACGAAGCCCAGAACCTCGCCCGCGACGTGCTGGAGGAGATTCGCCTGCTGACCAATCTCGGCCAGGGCGAAAGCCAGCCGGTGCAGATCATCCTGCTGGGGCAGCCGGAACTGGAGGAGATGCTCCGGCGCGAGGACCTGGCCCAGCTCAGGCAGCGCATCCGCGTCCACTATCGCTTCGAGCCCCTTTCGCGCGCGGAGGTCGGCGAGTACATCGACCACCGCATGAGCGTGGCCGGCTGCGAGGAATCGGTCTTCGAAGCGAAGGCCATCGACCGGATCTTCGCCATCAGCGGCGGCGTGCCGCGCGTCGTCAACACGCTGGCCGGCGAGGGTCTGCTGTCGGCCTTCGTCGCCGGGCGCAAACGGGTCCGGCCGGAAGACATCGAGATGAAGGAAGACGGACTGGCCGTGCCGGAGCACCGCAGCGACCTGCCGCCCGCGCCGCGTCCGGCGCCGGCCCCGGTTCCCCGCGCGAAGCCGGCGCCGGAACCCGCTCCCGTACCGGAATCGCGGCCGGCCGAACGGCCGCGCCGCGAAGCGCCGCCGGTCATGGCCGTGCGCTCGGACCGGCACCGGGAGGGTGGTCGTCGCGGGCTGGGCTGGCTCGTGGCGGTGGTGTTGGTGGTCGCGGCCGCGGCTGCGTGGTACCTGGGTTGGCTCGACGGCGTCCGCGAGCTGGTTTCCCGTCCGTCGGCCGAACCGGCGGCGACCGCCGTCCGGACCGATGCGTCGCCGTCTGCCGTGGCTCCGGCGGCGACCGAAGACGCCCGCACCGCCGACCAGGGCGAGGTGGCCACGTCCGTGACCGCGGTGCCGGCGGCGGAGACTTCCGCGACCGCGTCCGGTCCGTCAGCCGGGGTGCCCGCATCTGCCGGCGCCCAACCGGTGGCGGCCGTGACGCCGCCGTCCCCCGAGGGCTTCTTCATCCACATCAGTTCGTTCCGTACCCTCGAACGGGCCGAAACCCAGGTGCGCCGGATCGAATCCCGCGAGCTGCCGGCGCTGACGCGCACCGAGGACGTGCGGGGAACGACCTGGTTCCGCGTCTACATCGGCCCGTACGCCGACCGGGAGGCCGCCCGTCAGCGGGCCAACGAACTGAAGGATGCCGGCCGGATCTCCTACTACCAGATCGTGCGGCTCGGGCCGGTCGGGACCTGAGCCCATGTCCTCCGGCCGCCGCATCGCCCAGTTCGTCGAGTCGCTCGCGGCCGGCGGCGCCGAGAAGCTCGCCGTCGACATCGCGAACGCCCTGGCCATGCGCGGCCATGAGACCCACCTCATCGTCCTCGACGGCGACGGGCCCTTCCGGGACCGCGTCGCGGGCGATGTCCGATTCCACGATCTGCAGCGACCGCGCCCGACCGGTGCGGCGCCGGCGCGGCTGCTCGATTTCCTGGGCACGTCCCGCCGGCTGAATGCCTTGCTCCGCCGGGAGCGGGTCGAGGTCGTGCAGACCCATCTGCCCAAAGCGAATTTCCTCGGTCTGGCGGCGGCCCTGGGCCATGCCGGCCGGGTCCATCCGACGGTGCACAACACGCGCGAGTTCGACTACGGGGATGATTCCGGGCCCCTGCGGACCCGCCTGCGCAAGGCGGCGTACCGGATGATGCTCGGCCGGTGCGGCACGATGATCGCCGTCTCGGCCGCGGTCCGGAGCGGCATGGTCGCGGAGCTGGGCGTCGGGCCTGCCCTCGCGGACCGGATCACGGTGGTCGACAACGGTGTGCCGGTGCCGGAGCCCACCACGCCCGACCGGCGCGCCGCCGCGCGACGCGAGCGCGGTCTCGGTCCCGATGAGTTCGTTCTCGCCGGAGTCGGGCGGCTGACCCGCCAGAAGGATTTCGCGTCGCTGATCGAGGCCCTCGCGGGCGTAGCCGACATGCTGCCGCCGTGGCGCTGCGTGATCGCGGGGGAGGGGGAACTGCGGAGCGACCTGGAGGCGGCCGTCGCGGCCGCCGGACTCGCGGACCGGGTCGCGCTGCCCGGCATCGACCGCGACGTCGCCGGACTCCAGCGGGCGGCGGACGTGTTCTGCCTGCCGTCGCTCTACGAGGGATTGCCCCTGGCCCTGATGGAGGCCATGGCCGCGGGCCTGCCGGTCTGCGCCTACGACATCGACGGGACGCGCGAACTCGTGGCCGACGGGGTGGAGGGCCTGCTCGCTCCGCCCCGCGACGCCCGGACCTTCGGGGAGAACCTCGTGCGCCTGGCCGGTTCCCCGGATCTGCGCGTGCGC comes from the bacterium genome and includes:
- a CDS encoding AAA family ATPase, producing MYLEHFDLNVMPFGLSPKLDFLYRSAAFEESMAHLVYGLDNSEAIVVVTGAIGTGKTMALQSFLTHLGERFAFALITNTQVTTVELLKLILEDLGVRVEPGLDKSDLLIRFKEVLLANSRDGRKVLVVVDEAQNLARDVLEEIRLLTNLGQGESQPVQIILLGQPELEEMLRREDLAQLRQRIRVHYRFEPLSRAEVGEYIDHRMSVAGCEESVFEAKAIDRIFAISGGVPRVVNTLAGEGLLSAFVAGRKRVRPEDIEMKEDGLAVPEHRSDLPPAPRPAPAPVPRAKPAPEPAPVPESRPAERPRREAPPVMAVRSDRHREGGRRGLGWLVAVVLVVAAAAAWYLGWLDGVRELVSRPSAEPAATAVRTDASPSAVAPAATEDARTADQGEVATSVTAVPAAETSATASGPSAGVPASAGAQPVAAVTPPSPEGFFIHISSFRTLERAETQVRRIESRELPALTRTEDVRGTTWFRVYIGPYADREAARQRANELKDAGRISYYQIVRLGPVGT
- a CDS encoding glycosyltransferase; amino-acid sequence: MSSGRRIAQFVESLAAGGAEKLAVDIANALAMRGHETHLIVLDGDGPFRDRVAGDVRFHDLQRPRPTGAAPARLLDFLGTSRRLNALLRRERVEVVQTHLPKANFLGLAAALGHAGRVHPTVHNTREFDYGDDSGPLRTRLRKAAYRMMLGRCGTMIAVSAAVRSGMVAELGVGPALADRITVVDNGVPVPEPTTPDRRAAARRERGLGPDEFVLAGVGRLTRQKDFASLIEALAGVADMLPPWRCVIAGEGELRSDLEAAVAAAGLADRVALPGIDRDVAGLQRAADVFCLPSLYEGLPLALMEAMAAGLPVCAYDIDGTRELVADGVEGLLAPPRDARTFGENLVRLAGSPDLRVRLGRAARERILAHHDFRQVVDKLEEVLVRDR
- a CDS encoding O-antigen ligase family protein is translated as MDGGKGQFLPASLLRDPRFAARGASVALHVLVFLFCLAASWFVWRRMGLEMFMLAVSGVFLALAYAVVSFRSLFFPFVVWVLSTGGFRYLFSIQTPLLPDLFLDRMMLVWLGLVFFVWVFATRQKLRPPYLLDILVFSHGLYILIRVFIDDMEFANPWTRSILMPYAAYFFAKNIVTDGARVRKLLWVLLALLVYYEVTAVAEKLELHALIYPKLIITEATQFRGRSVGPFLQAPLFGTIIGILLPLHLYFVATVRNSLGRALILASFGLGIAGLYFTYTRGSWLAGVAALGVAAVLNRRHYLKVLVPALVVAPILAIGFLGAGQDQFLKERVENENTLGSRVATAITALKVWRDNPILGVGFFQYRVAREAYIEPISFPGLGTIRFIQFRHNNIHDIYLGPLAEDGLLGMSMQVGIYVIIFRTFRRKYRWRNRGDPFATYVLPIFAGVFVGYLVGGLAIDYRFFSFVGTLFYMSAGIQEGYQAPENTHVS